From the Bacteroidota bacterium genome, one window contains:
- the rplE gene encoding 50S ribosomal protein L5 — protein sequence MEYVPRLKKKYDEEIVPALMKQFSYTTVMQVPRLHKICLNQGVGVAITDKKLIESSISEMTTITGQRAVATKSKSDISNFKLRRGMPIAVRVTLRGHRMYEFLDRLVSVAMPRIRDFRGISDKGFDGRGNYTFGVTEQIIFPEIDIDKVAKMNGMDITFVTSARTDKEAFALLKEFGLPFKILNQ from the coding sequence ATGGAATACGTACCAAGATTAAAGAAAAAATACGACGAAGAGATCGTGCCTGCTTTAATGAAGCAGTTCAGTTATACGACGGTCATGCAGGTCCCCAGGCTGCATAAGATATGTCTCAACCAGGGTGTCGGAGTGGCCATCACCGACAAAAAGCTGATAGAATCCAGCATCAGTGAGATGACAACGATCACCGGGCAGAGGGCTGTGGCCACCAAGTCGAAGAGTGATATATCCAATTTCAAGCTGCGCCGCGGCATGCCTATTGCTGTCAGGGTCACCCTGCGCGGGCACAGGATGTATGAATTCCTCGACAGGCTCGTATCAGTGGCAATGCCAAGAATAAGGGACTTCAGGGGAATCAGCGACAAAGGATTTGACGGCAGAGGAAATTATACATTCGGCGTAACCGAACAAATTATTTTTCCTGAAATCGACATTGACAAAGTGGCAAAAATGAACGGAATGGATATCACGTTTGTCACCTCTGCGCGCACTGATAAGGAAGCTTTCGCATTATTAAAGGAATTTGGTTTACCGTTTAAAATTTTAAATCAATAA
- the rplD gene encoding 50S ribosomal protein L4: MELAVFQMDGTKTSRSITLDSAIFGAEPNDHAIYLDTKQYMDNQRQGTHDTLEKSAVSGSTKKLKRQKGTGTARSGSIKSPLFRGGGRIFGPHPRDYDFKVNKKVKRLARVSALSYKAKDNEIIILDDLKFEKPRTKNFIEILKNFETGNKKALFVVPASDRNILLSSRNLQQVKIMNATDINTYDILKHNRLFIVEGSLKDIEKVLAE, translated from the coding sequence ATGGAGTTAGCAGTATTTCAAATGGACGGTACCAAGACATCCAGGAGCATTACCCTGGACAGTGCCATATTTGGTGCAGAACCAAATGACCATGCCATATACCTCGACACGAAGCAATATATGGACAATCAACGGCAGGGTACACATGACACATTGGAGAAAAGTGCGGTGTCGGGAAGCACAAAGAAGCTTAAACGGCAGAAAGGCACCGGTACGGCACGGTCCGGAAGTATCAAGTCGCCCTTATTCAGGGGCGGCGGAAGGATATTCGGTCCCCATCCGAGAGATTATGATTTTAAGGTGAATAAAAAGGTCAAACGCCTGGCACGTGTCTCTGCATTAAGTTACAAGGCAAAAGATAATGAGATTATCATCCTCGACGATCTGAAGTTCGAAAAACCACGGACCAAAAACTTTATAGAGATACTAAAGAATTTTGAAACGGGGAACAAGAAAGCATTATTTGTCGTACCTGCCTCCGACCGGAATATCCTTCTTTCATCCAGGAACCTGCAACAGGTGAAAATCATGAATGCGACCGATATAAACACATACGACATCCTCAAACACAACAGGTTGTTCATTGTGGAAGGATCCCTGAAGGATATTGAAAAAGTTTTGGCAGAATAA
- the rpsC gene encoding 30S ribosomal protein S3, which translates to MGQKTNPIGNRLGIIRGWDSNWFGGKSFASKLVEDEKIRRYLNARLSKAGISRTIIERTLKLVTVTINTARPGIIIGKAGQEVDKLKEELKKLTNKEVQINISEIKRPELDAIIVGNTVAKQIEGRISYRRAIKTAIASSMRIGAEGIKIMISGRLGGAEMARSEQYKEGRIPLHTLRADIDYATAEAHTTYGRIGIKVWICKGEVYEKRELSPSGSVVKAKPTPGVRAKGGRPKGRGPR; encoded by the coding sequence ATGGGACAAAAGACGAATCCAATAGGCAACAGATTAGGGATCATCCGTGGATGGGATTCCAACTGGTTTGGAGGGAAAAGTTTTGCAAGTAAACTTGTAGAAGACGAAAAAATACGGAGATATCTGAATGCACGTCTTTCCAAAGCCGGTATCTCCAGGACGATCATAGAACGTACGTTGAAGCTGGTGACTGTGACCATTAACACGGCACGTCCCGGTATCATCATCGGCAAGGCCGGCCAGGAAGTCGATAAGCTTAAGGAAGAGCTTAAGAAGCTCACGAATAAGGAAGTGCAGATCAACATATCGGAAATCAAAAGGCCTGAACTGGATGCCATCATCGTCGGCAATACTGTTGCCAAACAGATTGAGGGCAGGATATCCTACCGCCGTGCGATAAAAACTGCGATAGCCTCCTCCATGCGGATCGGCGCCGAAGGTATCAAGATCATGATATCCGGACGTCTTGGTGGTGCTGAAATGGCACGGAGTGAACAGTATAAGGAAGGCCGCATCCCACTACATACGCTCAGGGCCGATATTGATTATGCTACAGCTGAAGCCCATACAACCTATGGAAGAATCGGTATCAAAGTGTGGATATGCAAAGGTGAGGTATACGAAAAACGCGAACTCTCACCTTCCGGCTCGGTGGTCAAAGCAAAGCCCACACCGGGAGTGAGAGCCAAAGGTGGAAGACCTAAAGGCCGCGGACCAAGATAA
- the rplC gene encoding 50S ribosomal protein L3, with translation MSGLIGKKVGMTSIYDDNGKNIPCTVIQAGPCIVTQVRTKDTDGYEAIQLAFDDQKENKTTKAMKGHYIKAKTTPKKILREFTRFEAGHQKTFGDVITVDVFIEGEFIDVVGYTKGKGFQGVVKRYGFKGVGEASHGQSNRLRAPGSVGASSYPSRVFKGTRMAGQVGNSRIKMINLQIMKLIPDKNIVIVKGSVPGPNGSYLILERWS, from the coding sequence ATGTCAGGACTTATAGGAAAAAAGGTCGGAATGACCAGCATTTACGATGACAACGGAAAGAATATTCCCTGTACGGTCATTCAGGCCGGGCCATGTATCGTAACACAGGTCAGGACCAAGGATACAGATGGTTATGAGGCCATTCAACTCGCTTTTGATGACCAAAAGGAGAATAAGACCACCAAGGCCATGAAAGGTCATTATATAAAAGCCAAAACCACTCCCAAGAAGATCCTCCGTGAATTCACTAGGTTTGAAGCTGGACACCAGAAGACTTTCGGCGATGTTATTACGGTAGACGTTTTCATTGAAGGCGAGTTTATCGATGTGGTAGGATATACAAAAGGCAAGGGTTTTCAGGGTGTTGTGAAACGGTATGGTTTTAAAGGTGTCGGCGAAGCCAGCCATGGCCAGAGTAACAGGCTGAGAGCACCCGGATCTGTCGGCGCATCATCATATCCTTCGCGCGTATTCAAGGGAACGCGTATGGCTGGTCAGGTTGGAAACAGCAGGATTAAAATGATCAATCTTCAGATCATGAAACTTATCCCTGATAAGAATATAGTCATAGTCAAAGGATCAGTCCCTGGGCCAAATGGTTCATATTTAATATTAGAAAGATGGAGTTAG
- the rpmC gene encoding 50S ribosomal protein L29: MEQSVIRELSTPELLERLEEEKKQLIKLKLTHTVSPLENPNKIKVYRKGIARLETELHKRRMAEALKKNEQVTK; encoded by the coding sequence ATGGAACAATCCGTCATCAGGGAGCTTTCAACGCCTGAATTGCTTGAAAGACTTGAAGAAGAAAAAAAACAACTGATAAAGCTGAAACTGACGCACACCGTGTCGCCTCTTGAGAACCCTAATAAAATTAAGGTTTACAGGAAGGGCATTGCCAGGCTGGAAACTGAATTGCATAAACGCAGGATGGCAGAAGCTTTGAAAAAAAATGAGCAAGTTACAAAGTAA
- the rplN gene encoding 50S ribosomal protein L14 has translation MIQQESRLVVADNSGAREVLCIRVLGGTKRRYASVGDLIIVTVKDALPSGNIKKGTVSKAVIVRTSKEIRRNDGSYIRFDDNAVVLLNAAGEMIGTRIFGPIARELRDKKYMKIVSLAPEVL, from the coding sequence ATGATACAACAGGAATCAAGACTTGTCGTTGCCGATAACAGCGGTGCCAGGGAGGTACTTTGTATCAGGGTCCTTGGCGGAACCAAAAGAAGGTATGCTTCTGTGGGTGACCTGATCATTGTCACAGTTAAAGATGCATTGCCATCAGGCAACATTAAAAAGGGAACAGTCTCCAAAGCGGTCATTGTCAGAACCAGTAAAGAGATCAGGCGAAATGACGGATCTTATATCCGTTTTGATGATAATGCTGTTGTGTTACTGAACGCTGCTGGCGAGATGATCGGCACGCGAATTTTCGGGCCCATAGCCAGGGAGCTGAGGGATAAAAAATATATGAAGATAGTTTCACTTGCACCTGAGGTGCTTTAA
- the rplB gene encoding 50S ribosomal protein L2 produces MALKKFKPTTPGQRFKLISAFDDLTASTPEKRLLVPIHKTGGRNNEGKMTIRYHGGGHKRQYRLIDFKREKEGIPALVKSIEYDPNRSSRVALLYYADGEKRYIIAPYGIKVGQQVSSGKGVAPEIGNTMYLSEIPFGTIIHNVELRPGEGAKMARSAGSYAQLMSRDNKYAILKMPSGETRMILQTCRATIGMVSNPDHNLEVSGKAGRSRWMGRRPRTRGVAMNPVDHPMGGGEGRASGGHPRSRKGIPAKGYRTRKAKKDSNKYIIEKRKK; encoded by the coding sequence ATGGCTTTAAAAAAATTCAAACCGACAACGCCCGGTCAGCGCTTTAAACTCATCAGTGCGTTTGATGACCTGACAGCCAGCACGCCTGAAAAAAGATTATTGGTGCCGATACACAAGACCGGCGGCAGAAATAATGAAGGTAAGATGACTATCCGTTACCATGGCGGAGGTCATAAACGTCAGTACAGGCTTATAGATTTTAAGCGTGAAAAGGAGGGCATACCTGCATTGGTGAAGTCCATCGAGTATGATCCAAACAGATCATCGCGGGTGGCCCTGTTATATTATGCTGACGGCGAGAAGAGATACATCATAGCGCCTTATGGTATCAAGGTTGGCCAGCAGGTCAGCTCGGGAAAAGGTGTTGCCCCGGAAATCGGAAACACGATGTACCTCAGCGAGATACCTTTTGGCACCATCATACACAATGTGGAGCTGAGGCCGGGAGAGGGTGCAAAGATGGCACGCAGTGCCGGGTCGTATGCACAGCTTATGTCACGGGATAACAAATATGCCATTCTGAAGATGCCATCAGGCGAGACACGTATGATTCTTCAGACATGCAGGGCGACCATTGGCATGGTTTCCAATCCTGACCATAACCTGGAGGTATCGGGCAAGGCCGGCCGTAGCCGTTGGATGGGTCGCCGCCCGCGAACAAGAGGCGTCGCCATGAATCCTGTTGACCATCCTATGGGTGGCGGCGAAGGCCGTGCATCCGGCGGTCACCCCCGTTCCAGAAAGGGTATACCGGCCAAAGGTTACCGCACACGGAAGGCAAAAAAGGACTCCAATAAATATATCATAGAAAAGAGAAAAAAGTAA
- the rpsS gene encoding 30S ribosomal protein S19 — MSRSLKKGPFIHYKLEKKVSDAVQTRKKSVIKTWSRGSVISPEFVGLTIAVHNGNKFIPVYVTENMVGHRLGEFAPTRIFRGHAGSKR; from the coding sequence ATGAGCCGTTCACTGAAAAAAGGACCATTTATTCACTACAAACTGGAGAAAAAGGTATCAGATGCCGTTCAGACCAGGAAGAAATCAGTCATTAAGACATGGTCAAGAGGTTCGGTGATTTCACCGGAGTTTGTCGGATTGACCATTGCTGTGCATAACGGTAACAAGTTTATTCCGGTGTATGTCACCGAGAATATGGTTGGGCACCGGCTGGGTGAATTTGCCCCGACACGCATCTTCAGAGGTCATGCAGGAAGTAAAAGGTAA
- the rplW gene encoding 50S ribosomal protein L23, whose translation MGIILEPIITEKMTAKGEALNQFGFIVDRRANKLQIKKAIKDIYGVDVLSVNTMNYSGKIKSRYTKSGILQGRTNAYKKAIVTLAEGETIDFYSNI comes from the coding sequence ATGGGTATCATACTAGAACCGATCATAACGGAAAAGATGACAGCCAAGGGAGAAGCGCTCAACCAGTTTGGATTCATCGTCGACAGGAGGGCTAATAAGCTTCAGATCAAGAAGGCTATAAAGGATATCTATGGCGTTGACGTGCTCTCTGTGAATACGATGAATTATTCGGGCAAGATCAAATCCCGGTATACAAAGTCAGGCATTCTTCAAGGTAGAACGAATGCATACAAAAAGGCTATTGTCACATTAGCAGAAGGTGAAACTATTGATTTTTACAGCAATATTTAA
- the rpsQ gene encoding 30S ribosomal protein S17, translating into MERKLRKEKIGIVVSEKMNKTIIVEVARKVKHPMYGKFVKKSSTFVAHDEKNESHEGDTVRIAETRPLSKTKCWRLVEIIERAK; encoded by the coding sequence ATGGAAAGAAAGCTTAGAAAAGAGAAAATCGGAATAGTGGTCAGCGAAAAAATGAATAAGACCATTATCGTGGAGGTTGCACGCAAGGTGAAACATCCCATGTATGGCAAGTTTGTTAAAAAGTCAAGCACTTTTGTTGCACACGACGAAAAGAATGAAAGCCATGAAGGCGATACAGTACGTATTGCTGAAACCAGACCATTAAGCAAGACTAAATGTTGGCGATTAGTAGAAATCATTGAAAGAGCTAAATAA
- the rplV gene encoding 50S ribosomal protein L22, translating to MGARKRIRSEQIKEASKKVFAAQLRNCPSSPRKMRLVADLIRGVDVESALHILKNTHKEPSKDLHKLLLSAIANWQAKNEGARIEESHLYVKEVYVDSGRQLKRVRPAPQGRAYRIRKRSNHITLLLDSMKEVVDKPVKEKKKVLETANV from the coding sequence ATGGGAGCCAGAAAACGAATCAGATCAGAGCAGATAAAGGAAGCAAGTAAAAAGGTATTTGCAGCGCAGCTTCGCAACTGTCCGTCATCACCTCGTAAAATGCGGTTGGTTGCTGATCTCATCCGCGGTGTGGATGTGGAATCTGCCCTGCATATATTAAAGAATACCCACAAGGAACCATCAAAAGACCTGCATAAGCTGTTGCTATCCGCTATTGCCAACTGGCAGGCCAAGAATGAAGGTGCCCGTATAGAAGAGAGCCATCTCTATGTGAAGGAGGTATATGTGGACAGCGGCAGGCAATTGAAACGTGTCAGGCCTGCACCACAGGGACGCGCCTACCGCATCAGGAAACGTTCCAATCACATTACCCTGCTGCTCGACAGCATGAAAGAAGTGGTTGATAAGCCTGTAAAAGAAAAGAAAAAAGTATTAGAAACAGCTAACGTATAA
- the rplP gene encoding 50S ribosomal protein L16, whose amino-acid sequence MLQPKKTKYRKQQKGRMKGCAMRGNQLAFGSFGIKTLEQEWITGRQIEAARQALTRHMKREGQIWIRIFPDKPITKKPAEVRMGKGKGAPEMFVACVTPGRILFEIDGVPLDIAKESLRLAAQKLPVLTRFVVRKDYIEEIA is encoded by the coding sequence ATGTTACAGCCGAAAAAAACCAAATACAGAAAACAGCAAAAGGGAAGAATGAAGGGATGTGCTATGAGGGGCAACCAACTGGCTTTTGGCTCCTTTGGCATTAAGACGCTGGAGCAGGAGTGGATCACTGGCCGCCAGATTGAAGCAGCCCGTCAGGCCCTCACCCGTCATATGAAACGTGAAGGGCAGATATGGATAAGAATATTTCCTGACAAGCCTATAACCAAGAAGCCTGCTGAAGTTCGAATGGGCAAAGGAAAAGGTGCCCCGGAGATGTTCGTAGCTTGTGTGACGCCCGGAAGGATTCTCTTTGAGATAGATGGAGTACCCCTCGATATAGCGAAGGAATCATTACGTCTGGCTGCCCAAAAATTGCCGGTACTCACAAGATTTGTTGTCAGAAAAGATTATATTGAAGAAATAGCATAA
- the rplX gene encoding 50S ribosomal protein L24 — MHKLHIKKGDTVMVISGDSKGQQGRVLIINKDKQTAIVEGINMVSKHSRPNTQNPKGGIIHKESPIHISNLKVIDGAGHPTRTGRRKDSKTNKLVRYSKKSGGVIK; from the coding sequence ATACATAAACTGCACATCAAGAAGGGTGATACAGTGATGGTTATCTCCGGGGATTCAAAAGGCCAGCAGGGAAGAGTCCTTATCATAAACAAAGATAAACAGACAGCTATCGTGGAAGGTATCAACATGGTATCAAAACACAGCCGGCCCAACACCCAGAATCCCAAAGGGGGCATCATACATAAGGAATCACCGATTCATATTTCCAACCTGAAGGTTATTGACGGAGCAGGACATCCCACCAGGACAGGGCGCAGGAAAGATAGCAAGACCAATAAACTAGTTCGTTATTCAAAAAAATCGGGGGGGGTTATCAAGTAA